The window aagtaacaaattaattaaaacaaggATAAACAACGCATGCCTCCATTTTCAAAGTTTTCCTTCCAATATGCTTAGTCTAAAAATAAGtactaattttaaattatgaagTTGGATTTGATTTCTTTTACAAATAACGAactgaaaatatataaatatatgaaattattgTAAATCTTGTATATATACAAATTGGGTATATATATGCTAACACAATTAAAATACCATTAGGATATGAACATGTCGCATCGATCACaaattaaagtataaatataaataaaaaaattaattaaatagatGAGACATAATCCACAAATGACGCTTTGTGGTTGAATTTCAGATCCTTTCTATAATTACCTAATAGACTCAAGCACCAAATATGTGATGCTGCCCCCGAATCAGAGCTAGTCCACTTCATTTATGCAGAGCCCCCAACGGGATATTAAGCTATTTTTATCATTCTTTTATATTCCTAGGCATAGCTAGGTTGAAAAAACATGGGGGATTGAGAGGATGAGAGGTAGGCGTGGTTGAATGGGGAGACAGCTTTTTGGCAACATACAAACCTCCGAGAAATTGATAGTATTTTCAAAGAGCCCCCGCATTTTTcaaagttgttttttttttttttatggttttgttTGGAGTCAAGTGTTTGAGATAGTGAATTAATTTGGATTTGATTTCATCTACAAATTGTGAGGAAAAAAGTCAACTACTTTACACAAATATCAGTAAATACATAATATATACGTATACATTTGAAAAGTACGAGAGATGATTGAGAGGTGGGTGGAACCTTGGAAATGTGGTAATAGGAGATTAGCCATTGATTCTAGAGGTGGAGTTGAGTGGACAAATCCTAGTGTGAATGAAATCAAATTCTATATTGATGGTTCTGCCTCCGCTAGAAGTAAATCGGGATTGGCGGAATGTGGTGGGATGTTTCAAGATAATGAAGGCTCCGTTGTTGGACTGGTTTTTGATCCACTTGATATCCACGAATCCAATTTTACGGAGTAATGGTTATTAAACATGCATTACAAATGTTTACAACTTTCCCATATGTGGGAAGGAAAAGGTTAGTGATTGAATTCGATTCAAGAGTGGGATTATCTTGGGTGAAGGAGCTACAAGAGAGACCTTGGGTCCATTGACAGATTTTTAATGATATCAATGCTAGTCTACGCGTGATTGAAAGTTATGTGTTTAGACATACGCTATGGGAAGCCAACTCCTTTGCGGATGCTTTAGCAGAGTTTAGAGTGGAAAGGGAAGAAATGCTCTTCGTACACATTATTATTGGCCTTCATGATTGGCTGGAAATTTCATGTACTCTTGATTATTATGCTAGAGTACTGTTTATGTATGTTTGATCGGGTGTAGAGTTGCTATGTTGATGGACCAGGTTTGCGCTGTGTTATGGTGTTTAATTATTGTAAAGTGTTTATGGTGTTCATCATTGCTGGACCTTGCTCGTCTTGGCAATGATATGTACTTTTGGATGATCTATTCTCATTagtaaaattaattgtttacctttcaaaaaaaaaaaattaattgttgcatgagcaaaaaaaaaattggatcTTAGATTGAGCGAGAGAATGGAACTAACGTGTGTTGGGAGAAAGAGAGTGAGGTTAGTATTTAAATGCAGAGACAGATGAAGATGTAGGGAAGAGGCAGATAACAGCTTTATGTAACAAATTGCACAAgaaagtaataaaattttgtttgattaatatttttttattaatttttttaaaataataattaataaaaatatttaccaGATGAAATTTAAGTAATTAAGAGCCGTACTATTCAAATGCATTctttcaacattttctaatATGCtgtctttaaaaaaaaaaaagaattccaATATGcttgaattaaaataagtattacatgaaattacaaatgataaaaaaccgacgatatataaatatataaaaatattgatatatcatgtatatatacaaattGAGTACATATATAATACAATTAGGATAAGATAAGTtgtaaattaaagtaaaaatattaatcaaaataaagtaattaatAGACGAGACATAATCCATAAATGACGCTTTTTGATGCTTTCTATGATTACCTAATAGACTCATACGCACCAAATGTGTGGTGCTGCCCTTGAACCAGAGTTAATCCACTTCATTCATGCAGAGCCTTTTATAATCCTAGGCATAGCTAGGTTGAAAAAGCATAGGGATATTGAGGTTGGAAAAAGAGAGGTCAGTGTTGTCGAACGGGTAGAGAAAGCTTTATGGAAACAAACAAACGTTCgagaaattaaatttatgtaGAACAACGATTTTTTAGAACaagtaattaattttagtatcgatcactcaaaatattctgattttcataattaagttGATATGGCAATCTatacataattttaaaatttcatactatttacaaaaaagaaaatgataatgTTTTGTAAATGCATTACAAAATTAAACTTTAGTTAGGGTTTTGTCTATTGTTTTTCcatatcaaagaaaaagtttgtcttctagaaatctccattttaatgagcaaaaaaatttttaatacaGAAAATAATCATCTTTCTTGcaacatcaaaataaaatgattctTTTAAAcgatttcataaaaaaattgaagtctCGAATAGCACAACAACTttatgaaaaacaaaagatataACAAACTTAACCAATactataattaatgataaagtataaataagcAAAGACCATAAACGTACGGCTAGCTTAATCTTTTATTCCATGCAAACAAGATAGTTAATATAGACAAACCTTTATTTACATTACAAACACGATAGTTCATAACTTAACACATAGTTAATACAGACAAACCTTTATTTACATTACAAACACGATAGTTCATAACCTAACACACTTCTTCTACACCTTATTTCCTTGGGAAGAAACTTAAAATGCACCGTATGCATATACTATATATAGTATATGCTTTTGTCTTATTCTAACATGTTAACTtccttcctcttttttttttgggaaaagTTAACTTCCTCTTTTATTCTTAGGCAAACCATATTTAGAAGAGCTAGCTTCATCACTTTCTGATCTTTTAAATAAGCTGTATTAGCAAGCTCAGTTTAATTTCCTGGCTTGCACGGGTCCTTTTTGTTGGGACTTGGTTGAGAAGGACAGGGATATGCAACGATCTTGTTATTGTAATTGTCGGTAGTTAAAGCATCGGACAAATCTTGTTCCTGCAGGGCATCGACAAGGCCTACTACACCATTATTTTCTACTGTTCCTGCAGTAGCTGCACCCTTGTTGTTGGCAGCTGgatctttttcatctttagcTCCAACATGGGGCTTTCGACATAGAGTACTTGTCTGATCACTAAGGAGCTTCCGCTTGTTGTCCTCCAGGGTCATTCGTTTTCCATCAGCTCCCAAAGTTGCCAACAGCAGCACTAGGGCGAACAAGATCATTGCTAGGTTCTTCATGATTGACAATCAATCGAAGcctgaaacaaaataaataattttaatatatatgtattttacAAGaactaaaattagattttgagactatttgatgaaagattgtcaataattttttttctgaatcaaatgaagatttgtaaaatataaataattaatatgtGACATTGTTTGATACGAATATACTAAATAAAAACTTACAAACTTAGATctttcataaattattttgtaataataaaaatgaaaaagagaaagtaaaAACTAAGATTACAAGAAATACCACAACTCTAAAGAAATATTGCATGATGAAAGGAGAAATGAGGGCTTAGGGTTTTATAGGCCCCGCGCCTCGCTGTTTAAGGTTTAGTGTGATAGACTTTTGAGCACTCGGGAATCAGAGGGGTGAGCTGGGGATATCACGTTGTTGCAAAACCATTGGCCTTACCTATGGCCACTAAACCAAGAAATatgattaatattaataaacaaGGCATAGGAAAAATAATCTTGATGAATTTTTAAGCTAAAAACAAGggtaaaaaaaagagtttatatattgtcacatatttttaagaaataattaagcaaagtaacaaattaattaaaacaaggGTAAACAATTAATGCATGCCttcattttcaaagttttcCTTCCAATATGCTTCGTCTAAAAATAAGTactaatttcaaattatgaaatttgatttgagtttttttACAAACAACGAAGAACTGAaaatatataagtatataacattattgcaaatcatttatatatacaaattgaatatatatatgctaacAAAATTAggataaaattaatatataaatacgGTGCACAAATCACAAATTAAagcataaatataaataaaagagaactAATTAAATAGATGAGACATAATCCATAAATGACGCTTTGTGGTTGAATTTCGAATGCTTTCTATAATTACCTAATAGACTCAAGCACCAAATATGTGATGCTGCCCCCGAATCAGAGTTAGTCCACTTCATTTATGCAGAGCCCCAAACGGGATATTAagctaattttattatttttttaatattccTAGGCATAGCTAGGCAGGGGCGGAGGGTGGtattgtttgaaaatttttaattataatatatatatttttaataatcttGGAGAGTAGTATATTTATGGAGGCAGtgattctctcaaaatttttgcaatattttatttattatatatttttaatgctcatcaaaatattttttatgtagtaattaataaaaataataaataataacatgaCCCTACAAGCCCTAATCAACGTTACCCTAATTTAAGTTTATTCACatctctttcttcctctctttctatttttctcttattttgtttttttttactttactttctcttatgtaattaattactgaaacacatttcatattttaaaagagaGATTTATAATCTTATGAACTTGGATAAGataaagttttcttttatcttcttttttctatttatattatttaactattgtGTAAAAttctatatattatatttaattatttatattttatgcattatattttatgaatcTAGAAAACATTATTGAGTATAACTTTtttgtaagttttttttttcttatttttttttatttatatgctatataaaattattttttttatgaatctTTTGATTGTTGTTTAAATGCAatgtattaatttaaaaaaaatttaatctttattcNTTTATATgctatataaaattattttttttatgaatctTTTGATTGTTGTTTAAATGCAatgtattaatttaaaaaaaatttaatctttattcCTTTTTGCTTTTGGTCCTTCCCATAAAAATTGGCTAACTCCGCCCTCTGTAGCTAGGTTGACAAAACATGAGTAATTGAGAGGATGAGAGGTTGGAAAAAGAGAGGTAAGCATGGTTGAATGGGGAGACAAAGCTTTATGGCAACAAACAAACCTTCGAGAAATTAATAGTATTTTCAAAGAGCCACCTCGTtttcaattatattattttgtttgtagTGAAGGGTTTGAGTTAGTGACTTAATTTGGATTTGATTTCATCTACAAAATGTGTGGGAAAATGTCCACTACTTTAcacaaaaatcaataaatacatagtatacatatatacatatattttaaaattttatttaacattaaaattaattttgaaaattttgtcaCATTAATACATAATCTAATTCATGATACCTATCTTCTtgtaaattagaaaaaaagaaatgaaaagatgTGAAATCAAAAAGTTTCTCCCTCAACGATAACCAATAGGGCCAAatgatttttacttttacgaAAAACAAGTAATTCAATTTCAGATTTGATATTCtgacttttttaattaagttaatcttgtaatctatatatttttaaatttccatACTATTTATAAAGAAATTCACAATCTATTGCTAATGCGTtggaaaattatattttagttAGGGTTTTGTCAGCTGGATTTTCatgtaaagaaaaagattttccTCTAGAGAGCTCCGCTTTAGGgagcaaaaatttttttaataaaaaagagaagcaTCCTtctcacaacatcaaaacaaaacaattctTTCAAAcgaatttattaataaattaaaatttcaaacaattGCAATAACTTTATTGAAATAAAGTATAAACAAGTAGAGACCATATACGTACGGCTATCTTGATCTTTTATTCCatgcaaataattaaaacaataatattCTCTCTGTTTTATCTATTTAAGTTGTCCCCTTTGGATCTGCtccttttggatttttttatttttgtcagaTTTGTCCATATttctaaatattaaataaaattcacattttaactgagaaaaaaaaaagacaataaTACACAAAAACCTTGATTTACATTACATACACGATAGCTCATAACCTAACACACTTTTTTTACAACTTATTGCCTGGGAGGAAACTTAACATGAGCAGTATGCATATACTATGTAAAGTGTATGCTTTTGTCTTATTCTAACATGTTAATTTCCTCTTTTATTCTTAGGCACACCATATTTAGAAAAGCTCCATCACTTTCTGAGCTTTCACATAAGTTGTAGAGCTAGCTCGGTTTCATTGCTTGCGCTTGTTCCTATTCTTTGGACTTGGAGGGAACGTAAGGGTTGTTCGCGGTTTTATATTGACGGTGGGTACTTAGAGTATCGGGCAAACCATCTTCCCGCAGGGCATCTACAAGGCCTACTACACCATTATTTTCTGCGGTTCCAGCAGTAGCTGCACCCTTGTTGTTTACAGCTGGATCTTTGGCATCTTTAGCTCCAACATCAGGCTTTCGACCCAGAGTACTTGCCTGATCACTAAGGAGCTTACGCTCGTTGTTCTCCAGGGTCATCCGTTTTCCATCAGCTCCCAAAGTTGCCAACAACAGCACGAAGGCGAACAAGATCATTGCTAAGTTCTTCATGATCGATCGGGAATCAGCTAAGCCTGAAATGAAATAAGTAATTTCATGTAAGAAAAAATCAGTTTCTAATatcaaaaagagaaagtaaAACCAGGGTTATGGGAAGTACCACGTACGTTCAACTGTGAGGAAATATCTTGTGATGAAGGGAGAAATTCGAGAACCTAGGGTTTTTATAGCCCTAGCTGCTCGTTGTTTAGGGTTTAATGTGATAGATTTTTTAGCACCAAGAAATCAGAGGGTGAGGTGTGAGTATATATCACGTTGTTGCAAAACTATTGGTAGCCTTGGCCAAGAAGCGAAGAAATTATATatgattaatattaataaattgtaTACGATTTCAAACAATTATTCAATGATGGAATTTGGTTGATCCACTTAAGGGACAATTCCCGTAATTCACTAGTCAATTCATTCACTAATTGAgctatttttattattgtttaatttgtttttgtagGTATAGCTAGGTTGAGAAGAATTACGGGGATTGAGATCCATCGAGAGAATGGAAATTAACGTGCATATGAGAAAGAGAGTGAGGTAAGTGCTTGAATGAGGAGATAGATGAAAGTACAACGAAGAGGGAGACAAAACTGTACTAACgagaattaatatttttattttattttatttttataaaaaatacataacaaaaatatttaccAAGCAAAactttttctctaaaaaaattttcagatatttcattaaaaaccGAAGCCATTGAGCTATTTAATGTCTTTTGCCATAGTGGTAAAAGATTTCTGATGGCATTAATAAATTCGGTTAAATGATAAGTCTCTGTACAATTGTTGAGTGCTGTGTACAAAAACTAAGTAGTACCTCTAAACCCTAATGTTAAAGCTACTATTAGacgtttttaattattataatttaatttctattccTATCATCTTAGTTTTatctagatatttaattttatcagTTAGTTTTACATTGTTGTATACATACTCTTGTTCATCAATAAAACTTAACACTTCCAAATCTCTAAAGTTCCAAATCTCTACTCCTATTACCTTGAGCTGCTAATTTTCAAATGCATGCcttcattaattttcaaagttttcCAATATGCTTTGTCAAAAAATAAGTACTATTTGAGATTGTGAAGTTGGATTTGATTTCTTTTACAAAGGATGAAgaagcaaatatatatattttttagaatTAACTTAACAtatcattgatttttttttttttacattcatCACTAATGACAAACAGTAATAGCTGCTTACAACCACCATCTAAACGACACCTTACACAGATTTATCAGCTGGCCagcaaaaactaaaatatataaatatataaatatattgtaaatcgtgtatatatatatatatatatattttaatcaagtaaaaaaattatatatatatatatatatatattttttttttaacaccataaatcttttacacttaaatatttggcttattaataagcatatcaacaatttacataaaaattatattttttaaatatttttttcaatttagtctctcaacatctcaattttgttcaatttaatccctatactatatatttttgttcaatttaatccttatgaagtggtaaaattttttgttgaaattgtttttgatctgCCTAGTGGCACTGACATGTCAGCATGTCAGTGCCATGTCAGCACGGACACAACATCATTTAGTGCCGCTAGACATTGCCACGTCATCATTTAATGCCACGTTGCATTATCACATCATGAAAAATGTGATACGTCAGTGCTGATATCATCATTTAACGGCAAAATTAGATGTAATTAGGAAGAGAGACGAAATTGacgaaatttaaaaaatcaatggactaaattgtttcaattttaagtATATGGactaaatttgaataaaattgaagaataTAGGGacttaataagtttttttacCNNNNNNNNNNNNNNNNNNNNNNNNNNNNNNNNNNNNNNNNNNNNNNNNNcttatatattatatatatatatattacataattataaatattgcaaattatttatattaaattttaaaaattttacatccCTATAGCTAGTTTAAGATTCCAAATTACACAacattgaaattaatttttaaaaattttcatattaatatataatctaaTTCCTGATAACTATAGTTCTtgtaaattagaaaaatagaaattctTCAATGATAACTTGTATGATATCCCAATTTAAAGAGTAGAGTTTGAACCTCTCTTTCTCAAAT is drawn from Theobroma cacao cultivar B97-61/B2 chromosome 4, Criollo_cocoa_genome_V2, whole genome shotgun sequence and contains these coding sequences:
- the LOC18603677 gene encoding uncharacterized protein LOC18603677; the protein is MKNLAMILFAFVLLLATLGADGKRMTLENNERKLLSDQASTLGRKPDVGAKDAKDPAVNNKGAATAGTAENNGVVGLVDALREDGLPDTLSTHRQYKTANNPYVPSKSKE